The Drosophila biarmipes strain raj3 chromosome 2L, RU_DBia_V1.1, whole genome shotgun sequence genome has a window encoding:
- the LOC108033244 gene encoding uncharacterized protein LOC108033244 isoform X1 encodes MELSKKSKKSKNSKKSKDPKDSAVSLKLTALHRKQKEVARVLTLKHDILLKSGVSYLEYLEIRAEIERLNGLKETFLRRVDKLKQQDK; translated from the exons ATGGAACTCAGCAAA aagtcaaagaaatcgaaGAACTCCAAGAAATCGAAGGATCCCAAGGACTCGGCCGTTTCGCTCAAATTGACTGCTCTACACCGCAAGCAAAAGGAGGTGGCCCGCGTGCTTACGCTTAAACACGACATTTTACTTAAGTCGGGAGTGTCCTACTTGGAATACCTGGAAATCCGGGCAGAAATTGAGAGACTCAATGGCTTGAAGGAGACATTTTTGCGGCGTGTTGACAAGTTGAAACAACAAGACAAATAG
- the LOC108033244 gene encoding uncharacterized protein LOC108033244 isoform X2, which produces MELSKSKKSKNSKKSKDPKDSAVSLKLTALHRKQKEVARVLTLKHDILLKSGVSYLEYLEIRAEIERLNGLKETFLRRVDKLKQQDK; this is translated from the exons ATGGAACTCAGCAAA tcaaagaaatcgaaGAACTCCAAGAAATCGAAGGATCCCAAGGACTCGGCCGTTTCGCTCAAATTGACTGCTCTACACCGCAAGCAAAAGGAGGTGGCCCGCGTGCTTACGCTTAAACACGACATTTTACTTAAGTCGGGAGTGTCCTACTTGGAATACCTGGAAATCCGGGCAGAAATTGAGAGACTCAATGGCTTGAAGGAGACATTTTTGCGGCGTGTTGACAAGTTGAAACAACAAGACAAATAG
- the LOC108034136 gene encoding mitochondrial cardiolipin hydrolase has protein sequence MLSSQLIMEQIRDHPILATIGIAVGAVLASEVMWKALLHIRYKRDKARRVHEVVCFNELGEICAAQHLRNCRLGSPEPVVSHCQNKHCTLRNVGKIVEQIDRAEYSIDLAIYTFTSLTLAEALKRALQRGVSIRIISDGEMVYSGGSQITTLARFGVPVRVPITTYMMHNKYCVVDGVERVEEIRILKKRKWMRPCYSSAVIGSVNWTRQGFGGNWEACVITHDEKLTFMLQAEFDRMWKAFEKPENRIIQKE, from the coding sequence atgttaagttcCCAATTAATTATGGAACAGATCCGAGATCATCCTATTTTGGCCACCATAGGCATTGCCGTCGGCGCGGTTTTAGCATCCGAGGTGATGTGGAAGGCGCTCTTACACATTCGTTACAAACGAGACAAGGCACGCCGCGTGCACGAAGTGGTTTGCTTCAATGAACTGGGCGAGATTTGTGCCGCACAGCATCTGCGGAACTGCAGGCTGGGATCACCGGAACCGGTCGTGTCACACTGCCAGAACAAGCACTGCACCCTGAGAAATGTGGGCAAGATCGTGGAGCAGATCGACCGGGCGGAGTACTCCATTGACTTGGCCATCTACACCTTCACCTCGCTGACCCTGGCGGAAGCTCTAAAGCGAGCTCTACAGCGCGGCGTGAGTATCCGGATAATCAGCGACGGGGAGATGGTCTACTCCGGCGGATCGCAAATCACTACGCTGGCCCGCTTTGGTGTCCCGGTGCGCGTCCCCATCACCACGTACATGATGCATAACAAGTACTGCGTAGTCGATGGCGTGGAGCGCGTCGAGGAGATTCGCATACTTAAGAAGCGCAAGTGGATGCGTCCATGTTACAGTAGCGCAGTTATCGGGTCCGTCAACTGGACTCGTCAGGGATTTGGTGGCAATTGGGAGGCCTGCGTGATCACCCACGACGAGAAGCTAACGTTCATGCTCCAGGCAGAGTTCGACCGCATGTGGAAAGCCTTCGAGAAGCCTGAAAACCGAATAATTCAAAAGGAATAG